In a genomic window of Thiolapillus brandeum:
- the hflK gene encoding FtsH protease activity modulator HflK, producing the protein MAWNEPGGDDKDPWSDKGKDQGPPDLDEVVKNLQKKMGGLFGGKGGGRTPGGKGAAGSGKLVIALVIIVILVLLGIKGFYIVQPAERAVVQRLGAFHSVTTPGPHFLIPLIDTKTIINVDQVNKFGHRAQMLTKDENIVDVTLTVQFRIQDAANFLFQDADPVKTIYSAVESALREVTGKSTLDEIITQNRSAVAAMVKQNTQELLNTYKTGLVVTNVNIQDANPPEEVKEAFDDATRAMADKERVQNQADAYANDIVPRARGAAARQVEDAKAYAFKVVSEAQGETKRFLALLGEYQKAPEVTRERLYLDTMQQVLADTGKVLLDVKEGSNTLTYLPLDKLVQPGSTRTPVPAAQLPGYESLEAESASRKLKDARDRRQEVQRDRERARRNR; encoded by the coding sequence ATGGCCTGGAATGAACCAGGTGGCGATGATAAAGATCCTTGGAGCGACAAGGGGAAAGATCAGGGGCCGCCGGATCTCGATGAAGTGGTAAAGAATCTGCAAAAGAAGATGGGTGGCCTGTTTGGCGGCAAGGGTGGCGGTCGCACCCCTGGCGGCAAAGGTGCCGCCGGCAGTGGCAAGCTGGTGATTGCCCTGGTCATTATCGTGATTCTCGTGTTGCTGGGCATCAAGGGCTTCTACATCGTGCAGCCTGCGGAAAGGGCCGTGGTGCAACGGCTGGGCGCTTTTCACTCGGTAACCACACCGGGACCCCATTTCCTGATTCCCCTGATCGATACCAAAACCATCATAAACGTGGACCAGGTGAACAAGTTTGGTCACCGGGCCCAGATGCTGACCAAGGATGAAAATATCGTCGATGTCACGCTGACGGTGCAGTTTCGGATTCAGGACGCGGCCAATTTCCTTTTCCAGGATGCCGATCCCGTGAAAACCATCTACAGCGCCGTGGAATCTGCGTTGCGCGAAGTGACGGGCAAGAGCACCCTGGATGAGATCATCACCCAGAACCGTTCTGCGGTGGCCGCCATGGTCAAGCAGAACACCCAGGAACTGCTGAATACCTACAAGACCGGCCTGGTGGTGACCAATGTCAACATCCAGGATGCCAATCCGCCGGAAGAAGTCAAAGAAGCCTTTGATGACGCCACCCGCGCCATGGCCGACAAGGAGCGGGTGCAGAATCAGGCCGACGCCTATGCCAACGATATCGTTCCCCGTGCCCGGGGTGCGGCGGCCCGTCAGGTGGAGGATGCCAAGGCCTACGCCTTCAAGGTGGTTTCCGAGGCCCAGGGTGAGACCAAGCGTTTCCTCGCCCTGCTGGGCGAGTATCAAAAGGCGCCGGAAGTCACCCGCGAACGCCTCTACCTGGATACCATGCAGCAGGTGCTGGCGGATACCGGCAAGGTGTTGCTGGACGTGAAGGAGGGTAGCAATACCCTGACCTATCTGCCCCTGGACAAACTGGTGCAGCCGGGCAGTACCCGCACGCCAGTACCGGCAGCCCAGTTGCCTGGCTATGAAAGCCTGGAGGCCGAGTCCGCATCCCGCAAACTCAAGGATGCCCGGGACCGCCGCCAGGAAGTGCAGCGTGATCGTGAACGCGCCAGGAGGAACCGCTGA
- the hflX gene encoding ribosome rescue GTPase HflX encodes MFERPRAGETAILVHVSQQGAADPDELQEFRELAESAGAQVAEMVTGVRRSPDPRYFVGRGKAEEVHSLVESLEAELVIFDHALSPSQERNLEALFQCRVLDRSGLILDIFAQRARSFEGKLQVELAQLRHLSTRLVRGWTHLERQKGGIGLRGPGETQLETDRRLLNQRIDQIRRRLSKVDSQRDQGRKARRRAEVPTVSLVGYTNAGKSTLFNRLTHAHVYARDQLFATLDPTLRRLKLPEGENLVLADTVGFISKLPHELVAAFKSTLQETVEASLLLHVIDAASHCRADNMAEVTDVLQQIGAHEVPCIDVYNKIDLLDDVQAHVDRDEEGQVIRVWCSAVTGEGMDLLVDALQERFHQAHVRRHVHLEAADGRLRALLHEKAHVLQHQSLDDGSCEMEIELTVADFNRLLKKEPGLADRLLKE; translated from the coding sequence ATGTTTGAACGTCCCCGGGCCGGAGAGACGGCCATTCTTGTGCATGTATCCCAACAGGGTGCAGCTGATCCTGATGAATTGCAGGAATTCCGCGAACTGGCCGAGTCCGCCGGTGCCCAGGTTGCGGAAATGGTCACCGGTGTGCGCCGCAGCCCGGATCCCCGCTACTTTGTTGGCAGAGGCAAGGCGGAGGAAGTGCATTCCCTGGTCGAGTCCCTGGAAGCAGAACTGGTGATCTTCGATCATGCCCTGTCCCCCAGTCAGGAACGCAACCTTGAAGCCCTGTTTCAATGCCGGGTGCTGGATCGCTCCGGACTGATTCTGGACATATTTGCCCAGCGCGCCCGCTCTTTTGAAGGCAAGCTGCAGGTGGAGCTGGCCCAACTGCGGCATCTGTCCACGCGGCTGGTGCGGGGTTGGACCCACCTGGAACGGCAGAAAGGCGGTATCGGTCTGCGGGGGCCGGGAGAGACCCAGCTGGAGACGGATCGCCGCCTCCTCAACCAGCGCATCGATCAGATCCGCCGTCGTTTATCCAAGGTGGACAGTCAGCGGGATCAGGGCCGCAAGGCCCGGCGCCGGGCCGAGGTGCCCACGGTTTCCCTGGTGGGTTATACCAATGCCGGCAAGTCCACCCTGTTCAATCGTCTGACCCATGCCCATGTGTATGCCCGGGATCAACTGTTCGCCACCCTGGATCCCACCTTGCGGCGTCTGAAGCTGCCCGAAGGTGAGAATCTGGTTCTGGCCGATACCGTGGGCTTTATCTCCAAGCTGCCCCACGAACTGGTAGCGGCCTTCAAGTCTACCCTGCAGGAAACCGTGGAAGCTTCCCTGCTGCTGCATGTCATCGATGCCGCCAGCCACTGCCGCGCAGACAATATGGCGGAGGTGACGGATGTGCTGCAGCAGATTGGAGCTCATGAAGTGCCCTGTATCGATGTGTACAACAAGATTGATCTTCTCGATGATGTCCAGGCCCACGTGGATCGGGATGAAGAGGGACAGGTGATCCGGGTCTGGTGCTCGGCGGTGACTGGCGAGGGTATGGATCTGCTGGTGGATGCCCTTCAGGAGCGTTTCCATCAGGCCCATGTGCGACGCCATGTGCACCTTGAGGCGGCTGACGGGCGTTTGCGCGCCCTGTTGCATGAAAAAGCCCATGTGTTGCAGCATCAAAGCCTCGATGACGGCAGTTGTGAAATGGAAATCGAGCTGACGGTTGCGGATTTCAACCGGCTATTGAAGAAGGAACCTGGGTTGGCGGACAGGTTGCTGAAGGAATAA
- the hfq gene encoding RNA chaperone Hfq, with translation MSKGQSLQDPFLNALRKERIPVSIFLVNGIKLQGTIDSFDQFVVLLKNTVSQMVYKHAISTVVPARNVRLSPPQDTDQVDPGNL, from the coding sequence ATGTCAAAAGGGCAATCTCTCCAGGACCCTTTCCTTAACGCTTTGCGTAAGGAGCGTATCCCCGTTTCCATTTTCCTGGTCAATGGTATCAAGCTGCAGGGAACCATTGACTCCTTCGACCAATTTGTCGTATTGCTCAAGAACACCGTGAGCCAAATGGTCTACAAGCACGCCATTTCCACTGTCGTACCGGCACGTAACGTGCGTCTGTCCCCACCCCAGGATACGGATCAGGTCGATCCAGGCAATCTTTGA
- the miaA gene encoding tRNA (adenosine(37)-N6)-dimethylallyltransferase MiaA: MTQQLPPAIFVMGPTAAGKTDLAVDLAAELPVDLISVDSALVYRGMDIGTAKPEPGILRRAPHALVDICEPEDAYSAARFREDALQEMKKITEKGRIPLLVGGTMLYFRALEQGLSKLPPSDPQVRERLQQRMNVEGMASLHALLEQQDPVAAGRIHANDPQRILRALEVIELTGQPMSLLQAQNQGSRLPYRVIKLVRAPREREVLHERIQRRFQTMLELGFEEEVRGLMARPGFSPERPSMRAVGYRQMIDYLLGRLNYEEMCERGVIATRQLAKRQFTWLRREQDANWLDEESGDLLSRALKVIEQKGLL; encoded by the coding sequence ATGACGCAGCAGTTGCCTCCTGCCATTTTCGTCATGGGGCCTACGGCGGCAGGCAAGACGGATCTGGCGGTGGATCTTGCTGCCGAGCTGCCCGTAGATCTCATCAGCGTGGATTCCGCCCTGGTGTACCGGGGCATGGATATTGGCACGGCCAAACCCGAACCCGGGATTTTACGCAGGGCCCCCCATGCCCTGGTGGACATCTGTGAGCCGGAAGATGCCTATTCTGCGGCCCGGTTTCGTGAAGATGCTCTGCAGGAAATGAAAAAAATCACCGAAAAGGGACGAATTCCCTTGCTTGTGGGGGGCACCATGTTGTACTTTCGCGCCCTCGAACAGGGACTGTCGAAACTGCCTCCATCAGATCCACAAGTGCGGGAACGTTTGCAGCAGCGCATGAATGTGGAAGGCATGGCATCCCTGCATGCCCTGCTGGAGCAACAGGATCCTGTGGCTGCCGGACGCATCCATGCGAATGATCCCCAACGGATTTTGCGCGCCCTCGAAGTGATTGAGTTGACTGGTCAGCCCATGTCATTGCTGCAGGCACAGAATCAGGGCAGCCGGCTTCCCTACCGGGTGATCAAGCTGGTTCGCGCTCCCCGGGAACGGGAAGTGCTGCATGAAAGGATTCAGCGGCGTTTCCAGACAATGCTGGAACTTGGTTTTGAGGAAGAGGTCAGAGGACTCATGGCGCGGCCTGGTTTTTCACCGGAACGGCCCTCCATGCGGGCCGTCGGTTACCGGCAGATGATTGACTATCTGCTGGGCAGACTGAATTACGAAGAAATGTGTGAAAGAGGGGTAATTGCCACGCGTCAGCTGGCCAAACGCCAGTTTACCTGGTTGCGGCGCGAACAGGATGCCAACTGGTTGGACGAGGAATCAGGTGATCTGTTATCCAGGGCCCTGAAAGTCATTGAACAGAAAGGACTGCTTTGA
- the mutL gene encoding DNA mismatch repair endonuclease MutL, producing MTRRIHSLPSQLVNQIAAGEVVERPASVIKELVENSLDAGAGLVDVEVQQGGVKRIRVRDDGRGIARDDLALALSRHATSKVASLADLEGITSMGFRGEALPSIASVSRLILTSREQDADQAWQIDAEDAQPRPAAHPAGTTVEVRDLFYNTPARRKFLKTEKTEFRHLEQVLRRLALARFDVGFKLAHNGRQIFSARQAASLVEREKRIAALLGQSFIDNSLRFEHEAAGLRLWGWVGLPAFSRSQADMQHFFVNGRMVRDKLVSHAIRQAYQDVLYHGRHPAFLLYLELRPQLVDVNVHPTKHEVRFREGRLVHDYLFRTLHQVLADARPEDVLPEGRSPAEEALAPPLSQSGTAFQPPRIREDSSAYQPSFAWQTPAGRSADQGRAAPPPPMPAQEATADTPPLGYALAQLHGVYILAQNQEGLVLVDMHAAHERITYERMKQAVQGQGIRSQPLLVPVSVKVSPREVELALENRDLLADLGMQLDALGKDSLAVRAMPTLLEGADAESLVRDLLADLVTHGSSQRLREAMNEVLSTMACHGSVRANRRLALEEMNALLRDIESTERSGQCNHGRPTWTRMSMAELDKLFLRGR from the coding sequence ATGACCCGCCGTATCCATTCCCTGCCTTCCCAACTGGTCAACCAGATCGCTGCCGGCGAGGTGGTGGAGCGTCCGGCTTCCGTGATCAAGGAGCTGGTGGAAAACAGTCTGGATGCCGGCGCCGGCCTGGTGGACGTGGAAGTACAGCAGGGTGGGGTAAAGCGCATACGCGTGCGGGATGATGGACGGGGAATCGCCCGGGATGACCTGGCCCTGGCCTTGTCCCGTCATGCCACCAGCAAGGTGGCTTCCCTGGCCGACCTGGAAGGTATCACCAGCATGGGGTTTCGTGGTGAGGCGCTGCCCAGTATTGCTTCGGTGTCGCGCCTGATCCTCACTTCCCGGGAGCAGGATGCAGACCAGGCCTGGCAAATCGATGCTGAAGACGCCCAGCCCCGTCCAGCCGCCCATCCTGCGGGCACCACGGTGGAAGTGCGCGACCTGTTCTACAATACTCCGGCCCGGCGCAAGTTTCTCAAGACCGAGAAGACAGAATTCCGCCACCTGGAGCAGGTTCTGCGCCGTTTGGCCCTGGCGCGTTTCGATGTGGGGTTCAAGCTGGCGCACAACGGGCGCCAGATATTCTCCGCCCGTCAGGCTGCTTCCCTGGTGGAAAGGGAAAAGCGCATTGCGGCGCTTTTGGGGCAGTCCTTCATCGACAACAGCCTGCGTTTCGAACATGAGGCCGCGGGTTTGCGCCTGTGGGGCTGGGTAGGCTTGCCGGCTTTTTCCCGATCCCAGGCTGATATGCAGCATTTCTTTGTCAATGGGCGCATGGTGCGTGACAAGCTGGTGAGCCATGCCATCCGCCAGGCTTATCAGGACGTGCTCTACCACGGGCGTCACCCGGCTTTTCTGCTTTATCTGGAACTGCGTCCCCAGCTGGTGGATGTGAATGTGCATCCCACCAAGCACGAGGTACGCTTCCGGGAAGGTCGGCTGGTGCATGACTACCTGTTTCGCACCCTGCACCAGGTTCTGGCGGATGCCCGGCCGGAAGACGTCCTGCCTGAAGGCCGGTCACCCGCAGAAGAGGCGCTGGCGCCGCCCCTGAGCCAATCCGGGACAGCCTTTCAGCCACCCCGGATCCGGGAGGATTCCTCCGCCTACCAACCGAGCTTTGCCTGGCAGACTCCTGCTGGCAGAAGTGCTGATCAGGGGCGGGCGGCGCCCCCGCCCCCCATGCCTGCCCAGGAAGCTACAGCTGACACGCCTCCCCTGGGCTATGCCCTGGCCCAGCTGCATGGGGTGTATATTCTGGCCCAGAATCAGGAAGGCCTGGTTCTGGTGGATATGCATGCCGCCCACGAACGTATTACCTATGAGCGCATGAAGCAGGCTGTCCAGGGTCAGGGCATACGCAGTCAACCCCTGCTGGTGCCCGTGTCCGTCAAGGTCAGTCCCCGGGAAGTGGAGCTGGCTCTGGAAAACCGGGATCTTCTTGCCGATCTGGGCATGCAGCTGGATGCCCTGGGCAAGGACAGCCTGGCAGTGCGGGCCATGCCCACCCTGCTGGAGGGCGCGGACGCCGAAAGCCTGGTGCGGGATCTGCTGGCCGACCTGGTGACCCATGGCAGCAGTCAACGCCTGCGTGAAGCCATGAACGAAGTCCTGTCCACCATGGCCTGCCATGGCAGCGTGCGGGCCAACCGGCGCCTGGCCCTGGAGGAAATGAACGCCCTGCTGCGGGATATCGAAAGCACCGAGCGCAGTGGCCAGTGCAATCATGGCCGGCCCACCTGGACGCGCATGTCCATGGCGGAGCTGGACAAGTTGTTCCTGCGGGGGCGCTGA
- a CDS encoding NAD(P)/FAD-dependent oxidoreductase, producing the protein MCKLTRRKFLGLGGTVLAATSVAGVAPFAIGGARKTVVVVGGGIGGATAAKYLRMMDPSIDVTLIEANTNYYTCFMSNEVLAGERSMESIRFGYSGLKGHGIHVVQDRATSIDPDKRVVRTQGGQRFAYDRCIVSPGVDFRWDSIEGYDARVAERIPHAWKAGPQTLILRNQLRAMRDGGTVLIAPPANPYRCPPAPYDRVSQIAHYLKRHKPRSKIIILDPKDRFSKFDLFLDGWKRYYGYGTDDSMITWVSGAAGGTIESLDVKAMTIQADIESFKGDVINIIPPQKAGWIAFSAGLTNEQGWCPVDFRTFESTIQRKIHVIGDSSQASPMPKGGYVANTTAKVCAAAIVADFNGGKAPRPSWINSCYSTLAPGDAISAVTIYTYRDGRIVKVEGSGGLTPQEFDAGMRAREAQYAHSWFNNITADVFD; encoded by the coding sequence ATGTGCAAACTGACACGCAGAAAGTTTCTTGGATTGGGGGGCACGGTGCTGGCCGCCACTTCCGTAGCGGGTGTTGCGCCCTTTGCCATTGGCGGCGCCAGGAAAACCGTAGTGGTGGTCGGTGGCGGTATCGGAGGTGCTACAGCAGCCAAGTACCTGCGCATGATGGATCCATCCATAGATGTCACTCTCATCGAGGCCAACACGAACTACTATACCTGCTTCATGAGTAACGAGGTCCTGGCAGGCGAGCGTTCCATGGAGTCCATTCGCTTCGGTTACAGCGGTCTCAAAGGTCATGGCATCCATGTGGTTCAGGATCGGGCTACCAGCATCGATCCGGACAAACGCGTGGTCAGAACCCAGGGCGGTCAACGCTTTGCCTATGACCGCTGCATTGTTTCTCCAGGCGTGGATTTTCGCTGGGATAGTATTGAGGGATATGATGCCCGGGTGGCAGAGAGGATCCCTCATGCCTGGAAAGCCGGTCCCCAGACCCTGATTCTGAGAAATCAGCTCCGGGCCATGCGCGATGGCGGTACCGTGCTGATCGCGCCACCTGCCAATCCCTATCGTTGCCCGCCGGCTCCCTACGACAGGGTTTCCCAGATCGCCCATTACCTGAAGAGGCACAAGCCCCGATCCAAGATCATCATTCTTGATCCCAAGGACAGATTTTCCAAGTTTGACCTTTTTCTGGATGGCTGGAAGCGCTACTACGGCTATGGCACGGACGACAGCATGATCACCTGGGTCAGTGGCGCCGCGGGTGGCACTATCGAGTCACTGGATGTCAAAGCCATGACCATCCAGGCGGATATCGAGTCTTTCAAGGGGGATGTGATCAATATCATTCCTCCGCAAAAGGCGGGATGGATCGCTTTTTCTGCAGGGCTGACCAATGAGCAGGGCTGGTGCCCGGTGGATTTCAGAACCTTCGAGTCCACCATACAGCGGAAAATTCATGTCATTGGCGATTCCTCCCAGGCCAGCCCCATGCCCAAGGGGGGGTACGTGGCCAATACCACAGCCAAGGTTTGTGCTGCGGCCATTGTCGCTGACTTCAATGGCGGCAAGGCGCCCCGGCCTTCGTGGATCAACAGTTGCTACAGCACCCTGGCGCCGGGAGATGCCATATCCGCAGTCACTATCTATACCTACAGGGATGGAAGAATCGTCAAGGTTGAAGGATCCGGAGGACTCACGCCCCAGGAGTTCGATGCCGGAATGCGCGCCAGGGAAGCGCAGTATGCCCATTCCTGGTTCAACAACATCACTGCGGATGTCTTCGACTGA
- a CDS encoding c-type cytochrome, translating to MKGIPVLGLVSLMVAVVPGQSQAGEISRGALLAYTCAGCHGANGNSNGPATPSLAGASRDYFVEVMHQYQADERASTIMGRIARGYGDAEIQAMAEFFSRQGFEPAKSQPFDPDHVEKGARLHHQYCEKCHGKGGASAEDDAGILAGQWTPYLRYTLDDIRTGKSPSSKKMKRKLEEMHRKSGDAGIEQLLDFYASRK from the coding sequence ATGAAGGGGATTCCTGTTCTTGGTTTGGTATCGTTGATGGTTGCTGTTGTGCCCGGCCAATCCCAGGCCGGAGAGATTTCCCGTGGGGCTTTGCTTGCGTATACCTGCGCGGGCTGCCATGGCGCCAATGGCAACAGCAATGGCCCGGCCACGCCATCCCTGGCGGGGGCTTCCAGAGATTATTTTGTTGAAGTCATGCATCAGTACCAGGCCGATGAACGGGCTTCCACCATCATGGGGCGTATTGCCAGAGGCTATGGCGATGCAGAAATTCAGGCAATGGCCGAGTTCTTTTCCAGGCAAGGATTCGAGCCGGCCAAAAGCCAGCCTTTTGATCCTGATCACGTTGAAAAGGGTGCCCGGCTGCACCACCAGTACTGTGAAAAATGCCACGGGAAAGGCGGTGCTTCCGCAGAGGATGATGCGGGTATTCTCGCCGGACAATGGACGCCTTACCTGAGGTACACCCTCGATGATATACGTACTGGAAAGAGTCCTTCATCCAAAAAGATGAAAAGGAAACTGGAAGAAATGCACCGGAAATCCGGTGATGCCGGTATCGAACAGTTACTCGACTTCTATGCCAGCAGGAAGTAG
- a CDS encoding c-type cytochrome, translating to MKNSKKLLVSMLTGLVLAVSLPILVQASDLTDKCDNCHGKNGNSEDDKVPSIAGFSAVTLEDIIESYKSGDRPADKYKPKDGEETDMLEISKKLSDDNVKKVAEHYSAQKFIPHKQEFDAKLAKKGAKVHKKRCEKCHSDNGSNADDDAAILAGQWRGYLKRQMDLIVSGERNVPKKMRKKIKKLKDGDVEALIEFYASQQ from the coding sequence ATGAAGAACAGCAAAAAGCTCCTGGTAAGCATGTTGACCGGCCTGGTGCTGGCAGTATCGCTGCCGATCCTGGTTCAGGCCAGCGATTTGACGGACAAGTGCGACAACTGTCATGGCAAAAACGGCAACAGCGAAGATGACAAGGTGCCCAGTATCGCCGGATTTTCAGCAGTAACCCTGGAAGACATCATCGAGAGTTACAAGTCTGGAGACCGGCCTGCGGACAAGTACAAGCCCAAGGACGGTGAAGAAACCGATATGCTGGAAATCAGCAAGAAACTTTCTGATGACAACGTCAAGAAAGTGGCTGAGCATTATTCTGCTCAGAAGTTTATTCCACACAAGCAGGAATTTGATGCCAAGCTGGCAAAGAAGGGTGCCAAGGTACACAAGAAACGTTGTGAAAAATGCCATTCAGACAATGGTTCCAATGCGGATGATGATGCCGCGATTCTGGCAGGACAATGGCGTGGTTACCTGAAACGTCAGATGGATCTGATCGTGAGTGGTGAACGCAACGTCCCCAAGAAGATGAGGAAGAAGATCAAGAAACTCAAGGATGGTGATGTGGAAGCATTGATCGAGTTCTACGCGAGCCAGCAGTAG
- a CDS encoding N-acetylmuramoyl-L-alanine amidase, translated as MKRSCLLACLLWLSLPVMALADAQIHGVRMWNAPDHTRLVFDVSEQVQHHLFALHQPHRLVIDFDKSVLKTRLKKDQLNNRHISGLRYARQPDGKLRVVLDLKQSVRPRSFMLRPSGQYGHRLVIDLYDRGEKPTVVQTVKKTPGSGKGRDLVIAIDAGHGGEDPGARGKVLKSREKDITLAIARRLKKLIDATPGMRAILTRKGDYYVGLRKRMKIARRHHADFFISIHADAFRNKKARGSSVFVLSNRGASSEAARWLAKKENASDMVGGVSLDDKDDVLASVLLDLAQTGTQAASLRAARSVHREMGRIGKLHGHKVQNAGFMVLKSPDIPSMLVETGFISNPGEERNLTSASYQTKIAKAIFKGIREYFNAEPPLGTRLAMEKHKHQAPAAKYVIKRGDTLSTIAQRHRVSIADLRNENRISNDRIRVGQVLRIPST; from the coding sequence ATGAAAAGGTCATGCCTGTTGGCGTGTCTGCTGTGGTTATCGCTTCCCGTGATGGCCCTGGCGGATGCCCAGATTCATGGGGTGCGCATGTGGAACGCACCGGATCATACGCGCCTGGTGTTCGATGTCAGTGAACAGGTTCAGCATCATCTGTTTGCCCTGCACCAACCCCACCGGCTGGTCATCGATTTCGACAAGTCCGTTCTCAAGACCCGCCTCAAGAAGGATCAGCTCAATAATCGGCATATTTCCGGCTTGCGTTATGCCCGCCAGCCGGATGGCAAACTGCGGGTGGTATTGGACTTGAAACAGTCCGTGCGTCCCCGGAGCTTCATGTTGCGCCCAAGCGGCCAGTACGGACACCGGCTGGTCATCGATCTGTATGATCGGGGAGAAAAGCCTACGGTGGTGCAGACGGTCAAGAAAACCCCCGGTTCCGGTAAAGGCCGGGATCTGGTCATTGCCATCGATGCCGGCCATGGCGGGGAAGACCCGGGTGCCCGGGGCAAGGTGCTCAAGTCCCGGGAAAAGGATATCACCTTGGCTATTGCGCGGCGTCTGAAGAAGCTCATCGATGCCACACCAGGTATGCGTGCCATACTCACCCGCAAGGGCGACTACTACGTGGGGTTGCGCAAACGCATGAAAATCGCCCGGCGCCATCATGCGGATTTCTTTATTTCGATTCATGCCGATGCCTTCCGCAACAAGAAAGCACGGGGTTCTTCGGTATTTGTGCTGTCCAACCGGGGAGCATCGAGTGAGGCGGCCCGTTGGCTGGCGAAGAAGGAAAACGCATCGGATATGGTGGGTGGTGTGAGCCTGGACGACAAGGATGATGTATTGGCCTCCGTGCTTTTGGATCTTGCTCAAACGGGCACTCAGGCGGCCAGTCTGCGCGCGGCGCGTAGTGTACATCGGGAAATGGGGCGTATCGGGAAACTGCACGGGCACAAGGTGCAGAATGCCGGTTTCATGGTGCTCAAGTCGCCGGACATTCCTTCGATGCTCGTCGAAACCGGCTTTATTTCAAATCCCGGAGAAGAGCGCAATCTGACCAGCGCCAGCTATCAAACCAAGATAGCCAAGGCCATATTCAAGGGCATACGGGAGTATTTTAATGCCGAGCCGCCCCTGGGGACACGCCTGGCCATGGAAAAGCACAAACATCAGGCTCCGGCGGCCAAATATGTCATCAAGCGTGGAGATACCCTCTCCACCATCGCTCAGCGGCATCGTGTCAGCATTGCTGATCTTCGTAATGAAAACCGCATCAGCAATGATCGTATTCGGGTGGGGCAGGTCTTGAGAATTCCCAGTACCTGA
- the tsaE gene encoding tRNA (adenosine(37)-N6)-threonylcarbamoyltransferase complex ATPase subunit type 1 TsaE, which produces MSDQPIFRATSEMQQMAFGAALARAMGECPLLVFLRGDLGTGKTTLVRGFLRGRGHQGAVRSPTYTLVEPYPFDQMPVFHLDLYRLSDPEELEFLGGREIFDGNHQVLVEWPERGQGWLPAPDLELRLHHSDAGRRIQLVAYSPAGAAVIHSLGHDLC; this is translated from the coding sequence ATGAGTGATCAACCCATTTTCCGAGCCACTTCCGAGATGCAGCAGATGGCTTTTGGTGCCGCCCTGGCCCGGGCCATGGGGGAATGTCCTCTGCTGGTGTTCCTTCGGGGTGACCTGGGAACAGGAAAAACCACCCTGGTGCGGGGATTCCTGAGAGGCAGAGGCCACCAGGGAGCCGTGCGCAGTCCCACTTATACCCTGGTAGAACCTTATCCGTTCGATCAGATGCCGGTCTTTCACCTGGATCTGTATCGTCTGTCGGATCCGGAAGAGCTGGAGTTTCTTGGCGGGCGGGAGATTTTTGATGGCAATCATCAGGTGCTGGTGGAATGGCCGGAAAGGGGGCAGGGCTGGCTGCCTGCGCCAGATCTGGAACTCCGGTTGCATCACAGTGATGCTGGTCGGCGGATTCAGTTGGTGGCCTATTCGCCTGCGGGAGCTGCTGTGATCCACAGTCTTGGTCATGATCTATGTTAG